GCTTATGTACGTAATGAAGTAGCTGAAGTTGTATCTGTTACAACTGAAGAAGGTAAAGAAAAGGATAAGCCAAAATATGCTTTAGAAAAACTTTTCAGTGATATCGCTCCACGTTACGAAGACCGTCAAGGTGGTTACACTCGTATTATGAAACTTGGACCTCGTCGCGGAGACGGTGCTCCAATGGTCATCATTGAATTAGTTTAATAAGTTTCTTACAAGGGCGTGACAGTTTCATAACTGGATCAATGCCCTTTTTTTATAGGGAAGGAAAATACATTAATAGATTCATCATTAATCACTTTCCTTCCCTTGATACTGTACGAAGAGCTGTGGTCATGATCACGTATAGAAAGATTAGGAGAGACGAGGATGGGTCAGACAATCATCGATGTTGAAAATATAACATTTCACTATCATCAAGAAGCTGCTCCTGCGTTAGAGAATGTATCTATACAGGTTAATAAGGGAGAATGGCTTGCTATTGTTGGTCACAACGGCTCAGGTAAATCAACTCTAGCACGTATATTAAATGGACTATATGTTCCTGATAAAGGAAAGGTTCGAGTATGTGGAGTTGAATTATCTGAAGAGACGATTTGGGATATACGGAAACATGTTGGTATGGTTTTTCAGAATCCTGATAATCAATTTGTTGGCACCACTGTTAAAGATGATGTAGCCTTTGGATTAGAGAATCACGGAGTTGCTAGGGATGAAATGGTAAGGAGAATTGATTGGGCGACAAAAAAGGTTAGCATGGATCAATTTCTTGAACATGAACCGCATCATCTTTCAGGTGGACAAAAACAACGTGTTGCTATTGCAGGAGTCATAGCAGTTCAGCCGGATATCATCATTCTTGATGAAGCAACTTCAATGTTAGATCCACTAGGAAGAGAAGAAGTTATTCAAACTGTTAGAGACCTGAATGATCAGGGAACTTTAACCGTTATCTCCATTACACATGATTTAGAAGAAGCGTCTAAGGCTGATCGAATCATTGTGATGAATGGTGGTAAGAAGTTTGCGGAAGGAACGCCAGATGAAGTATTTAAGCTTGATGATGAGTTAGTTCAGATCGGCTTAGACCTGCCATTTCCTCTACAGTTAAGTAAAAAGTTAAGAGAGCAAGGTATTCCAATTAAGGGGAACCATTTGACTGAAGAAGGGCTGGTGGAAGAGCTATGGACATTACGTTCAAAAATGTAGAACATCGTTATCAAGCACGAACACCATTTGAACGACTTGCACTATATGATATAAACCTTTCTATTAAAAAGGGAACCTATTTGTCCATTATCGGTCACACTGGCTCAGGTAAATCCACCATACTACAACATTTAAATGGTTTGTTAAAGCCTACCAATGGCTCTGTTCAAATTGGTGCTCACATCATTGAGGCGGGGAAAAAACAAAAGAAGCTTAAGGAAGTTAGAAGGCTTGTAGGGATAGTGTTTCAATTTCCGGAACATCAGCTTTTTGAAGAAACGGTTGAGAAAGATATAGCTTTTGGTCCAATGAATTTTGGTGTAAGTGAAGAGGATGCTTTTAAGAAGGCAAAGAAATCCCTAGAAATAGTAGGATTACCTGAATCGATTTTACAGAAGTCACCGTTTGATTTAAGTGGTGGACAAATGCGGAGAGTTGCCATTGCTGGTGTTTTGGCTATGGGGCCTGAGGTTTTAGTTCTCGATGAACCTACTGCAGGTCTAGACCCTAAAGGTCGTAAAGAAATGATGGACTTATTCTATGAACTTCGTCGTGAGCAAAATTTAACGATAATTTTGGTTACTCATAGTATGGAAGATGCCGCAAAATATTCTGATGAAATAATTGTGATGCATAAAGGCACCATTGAAATGAGAGGGACTCCAAGAGAGATCTTTAGTGAAGGAGAGAAGCTTTCAGCAATTGGTCTAGATTTACCTGAAACAGTTAAGCTTCAGCAAAAGCTTGTTGCAAAAGGAATATCTTTAGGTGAGATTCCACTTACTTTAGAGGAAACAGTTGATCAATTGACCTCCCTTATGAAAGGGGTTGGGCAACCTTGATGAACAATATCATTATTGGTAAATATGTACCAGGTTCATCCCTTATTCATAGAATGGATCCTAGGGCCAAACTAATCCTCATCTTTGCTTTTGTGTTTATTGTTTTTATCGCCAATAATTTCCTCACTTATGCTCTTTTAGGTGTATTTACCCTTTTCGTTGTTTTGATGACAAAACTACCTCTTAGGTTTTTAATAAGAGGACTTAGGCCTGTTTTATGGATTATTCTTTTTACCTTTATTCTGCATCTCATAGTGACAAAGGAAGGCGAAGTCTTGATTGACTTAAGATTCCTTAAGATATATGAAGAGGGTCTGAAACAAGGGATCTATATTTCACTTAGGTTTTTATATCTTATTTTAATTACTACGATCCTAACTCTAACTACAACTCCAATTGAAATTACAGATGGTATGGAAAGTCTATTAGGTCCATTTGGTAAACTTGGACTACCTGTCCATGAACTGGCTTTAATGATGTCGATATCTTTAAGATTTATTCCAACACTAATGGAGGAAACGGATAAAATATTAAAGGCACAAATGGCAAGAGGTGTAGACTTTACAGGAGGCCCTGTGAAGGACCGTTTTAAGGCTGTTGTTCCATTGCTTGTTCCTCTCTTTATTAGTGCCTTTAAAAGGGCTGAGGAGCTTGCTACAGCGATGGAAGCTCGTGGATATAATGGGGGAGAAGGAAGAACAAAGCTGCGTCAGTTAAAATGGGGGATACTCGATACTTCTCTTTTAATACTATTAGTGGTTTTAGGAGTAGCCTTACTATATTTACGGACATAGGAGCAAAAGATGAGAGTAAAATGTATTGTATCTTATGACGGAACACAATTCAGTGGATATCAGGTGCAACCTAATAAAAGGACAGTTCAAAGTGAAATAGAGAATTCTCTATTAAAACTTCATAAAGGACAAGCTGTAAAGATTTACGCGTCTGGTAGAACAGATGCACAGGTTCATGCATTAGGCCAGGTTTTTCACTTTGATACACATTTAACCATTCCAAAGGAAAAATGGCCATATGCCTTAAATAGCTTGCTGCCAGATGATATATCGATTAAAGAGGCAGTATACGTAGATGATGATTTTCATTCTAGATTTCATGCGCTAAAGAAAGAATATCGTTACCAAATTAATACGGCTAAAATCCAAGATGTTTTTAAACGACATTATATGTATCATTTCCCATATCACTTAGATGTGGATTTAATGAGGAAAGCATCCCAATATCTTTGTGGTACACATGATTTCACGAGTTTTTGTGTTGCAAAAACAGAAGTGGAAGATAAAGTGAGAACCATATTTTCCATAGATATTGTTAAAAAGGATTCTGATATAATTTTTTCTTTTATTGGTAATGGTTTTTTATATAATATGGTCAGGATTTTAGTAGGAACATTGTTAGAAGTAGGCCAAGGGATTAGAACTCCTGAAAGTATACCAGCAGTAATAAAAGGAAGAGACAGAGGTTTAAGTGGAAAAACTGTCCCGGGTCATGGTTTATATTTATGGAAAGTTTACTATGACAACTAAACCAGGTGTAACATTCCCTTGACATTAGGTTATATACAGTATATTATATCTAATGGTATGTATTTCAACCCCACGAATAAGCCCCGGAAACTTATCGTGTTATGAAATAGAATAGGAACCATCTTTTATTTTAACTAACTAGGAGGAAGAAAATAATGCGTACAACGTTTATGGCAAACGCTGCAAATATCGAACGTAAATGGTACGTAGTAGATGCTGAAGGCAAAACTTTAGGTCGCCTTTCAAGTGAAGTTGCATCTATCCTACGTGGTAAGCACAAACCAACTTACACACCACACGTTGACACTGGAGATCATGTAATTCTAATCAACGCTGATAAAATTGAATTAACAGGTAAAAAATTAACTGATAAAATTTACTACCGTCACAGCCAATTCCCAGGTGGTTTAAAATCTAGAACTGCTTTGGAAATGCGTACGAACTATCCTGAGAAAAT
This Metabacillus endolithicus DNA region includes the following protein-coding sequences:
- the rplQ gene encoding 50S ribosomal protein L17, giving the protein MSYRKLGRTSAQRKAMLRDLTTDLIISERIETTEARAKELRSTVEKMITLGKRGDLHARRLAAAYVRNEVAEVVSVTTEEGKEKDKPKYALEKLFSDIAPRYEDRQGGYTRIMKLGPRRGDGAPMVIIELV
- a CDS encoding energy-coupling factor ABC transporter ATP-binding protein, whose product is MGQTIIDVENITFHYHQEAAPALENVSIQVNKGEWLAIVGHNGSGKSTLARILNGLYVPDKGKVRVCGVELSEETIWDIRKHVGMVFQNPDNQFVGTTVKDDVAFGLENHGVARDEMVRRIDWATKKVSMDQFLEHEPHHLSGGQKQRVAIAGVIAVQPDIIILDEATSMLDPLGREEVIQTVRDLNDQGTLTVISITHDLEEASKADRIIVMNGGKKFAEGTPDEVFKLDDELVQIGLDLPFPLQLSKKLREQGIPIKGNHLTEEGLVEELWTLRSKM
- a CDS encoding energy-coupling factor ABC transporter ATP-binding protein, giving the protein MDITFKNVEHRYQARTPFERLALYDINLSIKKGTYLSIIGHTGSGKSTILQHLNGLLKPTNGSVQIGAHIIEAGKKQKKLKEVRRLVGIVFQFPEHQLFEETVEKDIAFGPMNFGVSEEDAFKKAKKSLEIVGLPESILQKSPFDLSGGQMRRVAIAGVLAMGPEVLVLDEPTAGLDPKGRKEMMDLFYELRREQNLTIILVTHSMEDAAKYSDEIIVMHKGTIEMRGTPREIFSEGEKLSAIGLDLPETVKLQQKLVAKGISLGEIPLTLEETVDQLTSLMKGVGQP
- a CDS encoding energy-coupling factor transporter transmembrane component T family protein, which gives rise to MMNNIIIGKYVPGSSLIHRMDPRAKLILIFAFVFIVFIANNFLTYALLGVFTLFVVLMTKLPLRFLIRGLRPVLWIILFTFILHLIVTKEGEVLIDLRFLKIYEEGLKQGIYISLRFLYLILITTILTLTTTPIEITDGMESLLGPFGKLGLPVHELALMMSISLRFIPTLMEETDKILKAQMARGVDFTGGPVKDRFKAVVPLLVPLFISAFKRAEELATAMEARGYNGGEGRTKLRQLKWGILDTSLLILLVVLGVALLYLRT
- the truA gene encoding tRNA pseudouridine(38-40) synthase TruA; amino-acid sequence: MRVKCIVSYDGTQFSGYQVQPNKRTVQSEIENSLLKLHKGQAVKIYASGRTDAQVHALGQVFHFDTHLTIPKEKWPYALNSLLPDDISIKEAVYVDDDFHSRFHALKKEYRYQINTAKIQDVFKRHYMYHFPYHLDVDLMRKASQYLCGTHDFTSFCVAKTEVEDKVRTIFSIDIVKKDSDIIFSFIGNGFLYNMVRILVGTLLEVGQGIRTPESIPAVIKGRDRGLSGKTVPGHGLYLWKVYYDN
- the rplM gene encoding 50S ribosomal protein L13, coding for MRTTFMANAANIERKWYVVDAEGKTLGRLSSEVASILRGKHKPTYTPHVDTGDHVILINADKIELTGKKLTDKIYYRHSQFPGGLKSRTALEMRTNYPEKMLELAIKGMLPKGSLGRQMAKKLHVYAGSEHPHQAQQPEVYELRG